Part of the Acetomicrobium sp. S15 = DSM 107314 genome is shown below.
GTATCTGGATAGCCTCAAAACCCCCTTAAAGAAAATTTCATCCAAAAGGGATTGTCGGAGTGGTTGCCCTTTTCGTCAATTGTGGGGAAACAATGAGATTTCGAAGAGATTATTTTTGAGGAAAACCGGGGGGTTGACAAAGGCGTTACAGGTGTGTAAGATACATCAAAATTGAGATTTTATGGCGGAAGGGGAGCAAAAGGTGATCGATCTGCCGCGTAACAGCGGTTCCGCGCATGCATACTTTAACTATTACTTTAGCTACGGCCAGTGGCGATATTATTACGCCAGTGGCCTTCCAATGCGTGGAAATCGATCACCGGCATGCCGAGGCGGTCCATAGAGTAAAGCTAAAGTAGCCTAAGCATACGAGTAACAAGATAAAGTAAAGAGATAGCCGGAGTTCGGTTTCCACATCCGAACCCGGCTATTTTGTTATATAAAGGGAGGGCATGAGCGATGAAAAGAGTGGTAGTGAAGATGAGAAAGAGCGCGACGAAATTGGAAGTGGCTCAAGCGTTGCGGTTGATGGAGTGCAGAAACTTAGAAGCCCGCTTCGTCAATCATCCGGATGGGTGCATGGTAGTTGCGGAGGGGGAGGTAAGGGACCTCTCTTGGCTGGAAGATTTGGCGGGGGTGGAGGAGGTTGTCGAGACCAAATCGGCCTTTCCCTTGGCGAGCCTCGATGTGAGGACGACGCCCACGACAGTTTCTCTCGCACCAGGCGTGTGGATTGGCGGCGGCGAGGTGGCCGTGATCGCCGGGCCCTGTGCCGTGGAGGATAGGGATCAGATTTTGACGACGGCTGAATCGGTAAAAGCATCAGGCGCCAAGGCTTTAAGGGGCGGGGCATACAAACCCAGGACAAACCCTTATTCGTTCCAGGGCCTCGGAAGCGAAGGCATATCGCTCTTGGAGGAGGCGCGATCTCTCACTGGGCTTCCGATCGTTACGGAAGTTATGGCCCCTGAGGACGTGGAGTGGCTCCTGCCTCACGTGGATGTCTTTCAGGTGGGTTCGAGGAATATGCAAAACTTTTCTCTCCTGAAGACGTTGGGCAGGGTGGACAAGCCGGTCTTGCTCAAGCGCGGCATGATGGCCACCATAGACGAGTGGCTCCAGGCAGCTGAGTACGTATTGGCCGGTGGAAATTCTAACGTCATCTTATGCGAGCGCGGCATACGCTGCTTTGAAAAGCGCACCCGTAACGTTTTAGATCTCAGCGCGGTTCCTCTTATAAAATCACTGAGCCACCTCCCCATCGTAGTGGATCCGAGTCATGGCACCGGATGCAGAAACCTCGTCCCGAGCATGAGCCTGGCTGCGATCGCTGCGGGCGCCGATGGCCTGATCGTAGAGGTTCACCCCAACCCAGAGAAGGCCTTGAGCGACGGCGATCAGTCTTTGACGCTCTCTGAGTTCGCATTGCTCATGGAAGCCGTGAGACAGCTCGCTTCTGTCCTGCCCGGACGGGCAAAGGAGGAGGTTTTATGCAGCTCCGCTTCGGTAGCGTAGGCGTAGCAGGGGTGGGGCTCATAGGCGGGTCGATATCGCTTCGCCTGCTCCGGGACGGCCTGGCGGACGAGGCGAGGGGTCTGGATGTAGACGCCTCGGCCCTCGATTTTGCCCGCTCGCACGGCATCATATCTAATGTTTCTTCTTCTGAGAGTGAATTTATGCGCGGTCTGGAGGT
Proteins encoded:
- the aroF gene encoding 3-deoxy-7-phosphoheptulonate synthase, which translates into the protein MKRVVVKMRKSATKLEVAQALRLMECRNLEARFVNHPDGCMVVAEGEVRDLSWLEDLAGVEEVVETKSAFPLASLDVRTTPTTVSLAPGVWIGGGEVAVIAGPCAVEDRDQILTTAESVKASGAKALRGGAYKPRTNPYSFQGLGSEGISLLEEARSLTGLPIVTEVMAPEDVEWLLPHVDVFQVGSRNMQNFSLLKTLGRVDKPVLLKRGMMATIDEWLQAAEYVLAGGNSNVILCERGIRCFEKRTRNVLDLSAVPLIKSLSHLPIVVDPSHGTGCRNLVPSMSLAAIAAGADGLIVEVHPNPEKALSDGDQSLTLSEFALLMEAVRQLASVLPGRAKEEVLCSSASVA